The following proteins are encoded in a genomic region of Natrarchaeobius halalkaliphilus:
- a CDS encoding MFS transporter translates to MSGAFRGRSLVIGAVIVSTFFVGFGGGVIFPILPNLGELLGISPFLVGVILSANRFSRLVSNAPAGILVDRVGTRTPFVVGMVIQGVATFGYVVAVLAPVPEAWFLGSRLIWGVGSALVFATAYTIAADVSDGGSRGTSMGLIRGGVLFGFPCGVVLGGIISEFWGTVVAFVVATAFAAVASAIAYATVPETHVEGDEHRAIKPWEIDMSVPALTVGFVNFAVLFAYIGALFATLVLFLDRNELGVFGFDAQASSGIFMALTVIAAGAFMFLGGYVSDRRESRVPTLVVFLGTTFVGFVLLAFAGSVWTLAIACLFIGAGQGGTSGPLMALLADLTPEERMGRAVGTNNVLGDVGGGLGPIVSLPLIGIVGFQPIYVACAVLPIVAGVILVAGVHRETGQFLPAVSLTDDSSRDTESTPDHAD, encoded by the coding sequence TTGAGCGGCGCGTTTCGGGGACGGTCCCTCGTTATCGGCGCGGTTATCGTGAGTACGTTCTTCGTCGGCTTCGGCGGCGGCGTCATCTTTCCGATCCTGCCCAATCTGGGGGAGCTCCTCGGTATTTCGCCGTTTCTCGTCGGCGTTATTCTCAGTGCGAACCGGTTCTCGAGGCTCGTTTCGAACGCTCCTGCCGGAATCCTGGTCGACCGAGTCGGAACGCGAACGCCGTTCGTCGTCGGTATGGTGATTCAGGGCGTCGCTACCTTCGGCTACGTCGTTGCGGTCCTCGCGCCCGTCCCCGAAGCGTGGTTTCTCGGTTCCCGTCTCATCTGGGGCGTCGGGAGCGCACTGGTCTTTGCAACGGCGTATACGATCGCCGCCGACGTCAGCGACGGCGGTTCTCGAGGAACTAGCATGGGTCTTATTCGTGGCGGCGTGCTGTTCGGGTTTCCCTGTGGAGTCGTCTTGGGGGGAATTATCAGCGAGTTCTGGGGAACCGTCGTCGCCTTCGTCGTGGCGACGGCGTTTGCAGCCGTCGCGAGTGCGATCGCGTACGCGACTGTACCCGAGACGCACGTCGAGGGCGACGAGCACCGTGCTATCAAACCCTGGGAGATCGACATGAGCGTGCCGGCGCTGACCGTCGGATTCGTGAACTTCGCCGTCCTGTTTGCCTACATCGGTGCCCTGTTCGCAACGCTCGTGTTGTTCCTGGATCGAAACGAACTGGGCGTCTTCGGGTTCGACGCACAGGCGTCGTCCGGCATCTTCATGGCACTGACGGTGATCGCGGCCGGTGCGTTCATGTTCCTCGGCGGCTACGTGAGCGATCGTCGCGAGTCGCGCGTTCCGACGCTCGTGGTGTTTCTCGGAACGACGTTCGTCGGGTTCGTCCTCCTCGCGTTCGCTGGCTCCGTCTGGACGCTCGCGATCGCGTGTCTCTTCATCGGCGCGGGTCAGGGTGGCACGAGCGGACCGCTGATGGCACTGCTCGCAGATCTCACTCCCGAAGAGCGGATGGGACGCGCCGTCGGCACGAACAACGTCCTCGGTGACGTCGGCGGCGGTCTCGGACCGATCGTCTCCCTTCCGCTGATCGGAATCGTCGGCTTTCAGCCCATCTACGTCGCATGTGCGGTACTTCCGATCGTCGCCGGCGTGATCCTCGTCGCCGGCGTTCACCGCGAGACGGGACAGTTCCTGCCGGCCGTCAGCCTGACGGACGACTCGTCTCGAGACACCGAGTCAACGCCGGACCACGCCGATTAG
- a CDS encoding ATP-dependent helicase, giving the protein MADTEGLELPVDVAELPFDPEVTQIQDGDVFDLLEPAVQEWWLSEFGAFVPENGGFFTPPQRGAIPKIHEGTNTLICAPTGSGKTQASFCAIIDELYRRERDSDSGLENSVYCLYVSPLKSLANDIHRNLEVPLEGIESIVEQRGDEMGEIRHAIRHGDTASSERQKMLEETPHILNTTPETLAILLNSPKFREKLRTVEYVIVDEIHSLAANKRGTHLSISLERLEAMGDGGITRIGCSATIEPLSRVAEFLVGCEESRTSNSATDSAGPELETDASREPREYDIVDARFAREFDLRLECPTDDLVNTPREVVQERFYRSLHDHVQDHTNTLVFTNTRSGAERVLHNLRERFDAYDEENSGCHHGSLSKDVRQDIERRLKDGDLDVVTSSTSLELGIDMPHVDLVVQVGSPKSVAALLQRVGRAGHRVGQTVTGRVIALDRDELLECAVMLKKAEEGFVDSVSIPENAQDVAAQHVYGMAIAEIRPESELKAILRRAYPYRNYSEAEYESLIRYLTAGYTGLEDKNVYAKIWRDANDPPDGDHHYEEYPVGETLIGKRGRLARVIYMTNIGTIPDSFTCDVSTRAGDEWVGQLDEEYLDTLEKGDVFVLGGANFEYRYRRGSKVYVDRTSARPTVPSWYSERLPLSYDLGREILAFQREVLSHYDEGGPPRVRAWLREFPLDDDSVRAIARLFDYQLRYAGAKSVSTTERLAIEVERDREEYERRYYVHSAYGRQFNDGLSRLLAYRCAQEATANVRVAVADNGFVLSMPLNRKVDLEGIVDDLSAERVREDLRAALSGTDLLQRYFRINATRSLMILKRYKGYEKSASEQQVSSEMLLGFAADLENFAVIEETYREILEDKLAVTALESFVDSVETGEIELERQLFDSPTPRAFGLATLSASDVVLAEDESAALQAFHERVLSEIGADSVSGLVSTGQDPGEQ; this is encoded by the coding sequence ATGGCCGACACGGAGGGCCTCGAGCTACCAGTCGATGTTGCGGAACTCCCGTTCGACCCGGAGGTGACGCAGATCCAGGACGGGGACGTTTTCGACCTGCTCGAGCCCGCGGTCCAGGAGTGGTGGCTCTCCGAGTTCGGCGCGTTCGTTCCCGAGAACGGCGGCTTTTTCACCCCGCCCCAGCGCGGCGCGATCCCGAAGATTCACGAGGGGACGAACACGTTGATCTGTGCGCCGACGGGGAGCGGAAAAACGCAGGCGAGTTTCTGTGCGATCATCGACGAACTCTATCGGCGCGAGCGCGACTCCGATTCGGGACTCGAGAACTCGGTGTACTGTCTGTACGTCTCACCGCTGAAATCGCTCGCGAACGACATCCACCGCAACCTCGAGGTCCCACTCGAGGGGATCGAATCGATCGTCGAACAACGCGGCGACGAGATGGGTGAGATCCGTCACGCCATCCGCCACGGTGATACGGCCTCGAGCGAGCGCCAGAAGATGCTCGAGGAGACGCCGCACATCCTCAACACGACGCCCGAGACGCTCGCGATCTTGCTCAATTCACCGAAGTTTCGCGAGAAGCTCCGGACCGTCGAGTACGTCATCGTCGACGAGATTCACTCGCTCGCGGCGAACAAGCGGGGAACGCACCTCTCGATCAGCCTCGAACGACTCGAGGCGATGGGCGACGGCGGGATCACGCGAATCGGCTGTTCCGCGACGATCGAGCCGCTTTCCCGCGTGGCCGAGTTTCTGGTCGGGTGCGAGGAGTCACGCACCTCGAACTCCGCGACCGACTCGGCGGGTCCCGAACTCGAGACCGACGCGAGTCGCGAGCCCCGGGAGTACGACATCGTCGACGCCCGCTTCGCCCGCGAGTTCGATCTCCGCCTCGAGTGTCCGACGGACGACCTCGTCAACACGCCCCGAGAGGTCGTCCAAGAGCGGTTCTACCGGTCCCTCCACGACCACGTCCAGGACCACACGAACACGCTCGTCTTTACGAACACCCGCTCCGGAGCGGAACGCGTGTTGCACAACCTGCGCGAGCGTTTCGACGCCTACGACGAGGAGAACTCGGGGTGTCACCACGGCAGCCTCTCGAAGGACGTCCGTCAGGATATCGAACGACGACTCAAGGACGGCGATCTCGACGTCGTCACCTCCTCGACGAGCCTCGAGCTAGGGATCGACATGCCACACGTCGACCTCGTCGTGCAGGTCGGCTCGCCAAAGAGCGTAGCGGCGCTGCTCCAGCGCGTCGGCCGCGCGGGCCACCGGGTGGGGCAGACGGTCACGGGTCGGGTGATCGCACTGGATCGCGACGAGTTACTCGAGTGTGCGGTCATGTTGAAAAAAGCCGAGGAGGGATTCGTCGACTCGGTGTCGATCCCGGAGAACGCACAGGACGTCGCCGCCCAGCACGTCTACGGGATGGCCATCGCGGAGATTCGCCCGGAGTCCGAACTGAAGGCGATCCTGCGGCGAGCGTACCCCTATCGGAACTACTCCGAAGCGGAGTACGAATCGCTGATCCGGTATCTCACGGCCGGGTACACCGGCCTCGAGGACAAAAACGTCTACGCGAAGATCTGGCGGGACGCGAACGATCCGCCCGACGGCGACCACCACTACGAGGAGTATCCCGTCGGAGAGACGCTGATCGGCAAGCGCGGCCGGCTGGCCCGGGTGATCTACATGACGAACATCGGAACGATCCCCGACTCGTTCACCTGCGACGTCTCCACCCGCGCGGGAGACGAGTGGGTCGGCCAGCTCGACGAGGAGTACCTCGACACGCTCGAGAAGGGGGACGTTTTCGTTCTCGGCGGTGCCAATTTCGAGTATCGCTATCGTCGAGGATCGAAGGTCTACGTCGACCGGACGAGCGCCAGGCCGACGGTTCCGTCCTGGTACTCCGAGCGACTGCCGCTGTCTTACGATCTCGGACGTGAGATACTCGCCTTTCAGAGGGAGGTGCTGTCGCACTACGACGAGGGTGGCCCGCCGCGCGTTCGTGCCTGGCTCCGGGAGTTTCCCCTCGACGACGACAGCGTCCGGGCTATCGCGCGCCTATTCGACTATCAGCTCCGGTATGCGGGAGCGAAGAGCGTAAGCACGACCGAACGTCTGGCGATCGAAGTCGAGCGCGACCGCGAGGAGTACGAACGCCGCTACTACGTCCATTCGGCGTACGGTCGCCAGTTCAACGACGGCCTCTCCCGACTGCTGGCCTACCGCTGTGCACAGGAAGCGACGGCCAACGTGCGCGTCGCCGTCGCGGACAACGGATTCGTTCTTTCGATGCCGCTGAACCGAAAGGTCGACCTCGAGGGAATCGTCGACGATCTCTCGGCCGAACGAGTCCGCGAGGACCTGCGAGCGGCGTTATCGGGAACGGATCTGCTTCAGCGGTACTTCCGGATCAACGCCACCCGATCGCTCATGATCCTAAAGCGGTACAAAGGCTACGAGAAATCCGCCAGCGAACAGCAGGTCTCGAGCGAGATGCTGCTTGGCTTCGCGGCGGACCTCGAGAACTTCGCCGTGATCGAAGAGACCTATCGCGAGATCCTCGAGGACAAACTCGCGGTCACAGCGCTCGAGTCGTTCGTCGACTCGGTCGAGACCGGCGAGATCGAACTCGAGCGTCAGCTGTTCGACTCACCGACGCCGCGGGCGTTTGGCCTCGCGACGCTCTCGGCCAGCGACGTCGTCCTCGCGGAAGACGAGAGTGCGGCGCTGCAGGCGTTTCACGAGCGGGTGCTTTCGGAGATCGGAGCGGACTCCGTGAGCGGGTTGGTCTCCACAGGACAGGATCCAGGAGAACAGTAA
- a CDS encoding MBL fold metallo-hydrolase, translated as MRVTFLGTGSAMPTGERVQTGLLVQESGRTLLIDCGSGVLHRLQQSGVGYESVSTVLLTHHHLDHVADLLPLMKARWLAGEEHLEIVGPQGTKGLVDGLLSVHEYMEGRLDLQVREIVAGEFSIADFDVSAYETRHSLPCLAYRFDDRFTFSGDSEAFAGLANFADGSGILVHDCSFPDDVDVSNHPTPDSLGRELADRDIGRVYLSHLYPHTDGRHEEMLESIGAHYDGDVRFAEDLTTVTIE; from the coding sequence ATGCGCGTCACGTTTCTCGGCACGGGAAGTGCGATGCCGACCGGCGAGCGCGTCCAGACGGGCCTCCTCGTCCAGGAGAGCGGCCGAACGCTCTTGATCGACTGTGGCTCCGGCGTGCTCCACCGGCTTCAACAGTCCGGGGTCGGCTACGAGAGCGTCTCGACGGTCCTGCTCACTCATCACCACCTGGATCACGTGGCCGATCTCCTCCCGCTGATGAAAGCGCGCTGGCTCGCCGGCGAAGAACACCTCGAGATCGTCGGCCCGCAGGGGACGAAGGGGCTGGTCGACGGGTTGCTCTCGGTTCACGAGTACATGGAAGGCAGACTCGATCTACAGGTCCGAGAGATCGTTGCCGGGGAGTTCTCGATCGCTGACTTCGACGTCTCGGCCTACGAGACGCGCCACTCCCTGCCCTGTCTGGCCTACCGCTTCGACGATCGGTTCACGTTCAGCGGCGACAGCGAGGCCTTCGCCGGACTGGCGAACTTCGCCGACGGCTCCGGGATCCTCGTCCACGACTGTTCGTTCCCCGACGACGTCGACGTTTCCAACCATCCGACGCCGGACAGCCTCGGGCGCGAACTCGCCGACCGGGATATCGGTCGGGTCTATCTCAGCCACCTCTATCCACACACCGATGGCCGCCACGAGGAGATGCTCGAGTCGATCGGCGCGCACTACGACGGCGACGTCCGGTTCGCAGAGGACCTCACGACTGTGACGATCGAGTGA
- a CDS encoding phosphoglycerol geranylgeranyltransferase, with protein sequence MSPPWDDWNHVLKIDPDKELPPGTTYGDLCATGTDAIEVGGTMGITEANMEAVVEACSEHGVPLYQEPSSPDVVIDNEALEGYLIPTVFNAGSPFWITGAHKEWVRIDNGLDWERTATEAYIVMNPDADVATYTEADCDLDADEVAAYATVAERMFGQEIVYLEYSGTLGDEEIVAAASDATDEATLFYGGGIHDYESAYSMARYADVIVVGDLGHDEGVDAVRETVEAASDS encoded by the coding sequence ATGTCTCCCCCATGGGACGACTGGAATCACGTCCTCAAGATCGATCCCGACAAGGAACTCCCACCGGGAACCACCTACGGCGATCTCTGTGCGACCGGAACCGACGCGATCGAAGTCGGCGGCACGATGGGTATCACCGAAGCCAACATGGAAGCCGTCGTCGAGGCCTGCTCCGAACACGGCGTTCCGCTCTATCAGGAACCCTCGAGTCCCGACGTCGTCATCGACAACGAGGCGCTCGAGGGATATCTCATTCCGACCGTTTTCAACGCCGGCTCGCCGTTCTGGATTACCGGTGCACACAAGGAGTGGGTACGGATCGACAACGGACTCGACTGGGAGCGGACCGCGACCGAGGCCTACATCGTGATGAACCCCGATGCCGACGTCGCAACGTACACCGAGGCCGACTGCGACCTCGACGCGGACGAAGTCGCCGCGTACGCGACGGTCGCAGAGCGCATGTTCGGTCAGGAAATCGTCTACCTCGAGTACTCGGGAACCCTTGGTGACGAGGAGATCGTCGCCGCCGCGAGCGACGCGACCGACGAGGCGACGCTGTTCTACGGTGGCGGTATCCACGACTACGAGTCGGCCTACTCGATGGCCCGGTACGCGGACGTCATCGTCGTCGGTGACCTCGGCCACGACGAGGGCGTCGACGCCGTTCGCGAGACGGTCGAGGCAGCATCTGATTCGTAA
- a CDS encoding helix-turn-helix domain-containing protein has translation MSLVAEFEARSPRFLLGSTLEAMPSLAVDLERQYALDPKRPIAFCWVRARNRNRLESALDSDRTVNEFERICHREDRTLYRLRQAGSGVQAYRRWVSDGGQLLECRASEGGWVIEMRFPDRESFVRYHTFLEDERVEFELLRLADGTDVVSSHASRTVTESQREALEIAHEYGFFDVPRGTDLATIADHLGISTQAVSERLRRGQARLVENYVC, from the coding sequence ATGAGTCTGGTCGCGGAGTTCGAAGCACGGTCGCCCCGGTTTCTCCTCGGATCGACGCTCGAGGCGATGCCGTCGCTCGCCGTCGACCTCGAGCGACAGTACGCGCTGGATCCGAAGCGACCGATTGCGTTCTGCTGGGTCCGCGCTCGAAATCGGAACCGACTCGAGTCGGCTCTCGATAGCGACCGGACGGTCAACGAGTTCGAACGAATCTGTCACCGCGAGGATCGAACGCTGTACCGACTGCGCCAGGCCGGCTCCGGTGTCCAGGCGTATCGGCGGTGGGTTTCAGATGGCGGGCAATTGCTCGAGTGTCGCGCCTCCGAAGGGGGGTGGGTAATCGAGATGCGATTTCCCGATCGGGAGTCGTTCGTTCGGTATCACACGTTTCTCGAGGACGAACGCGTGGAGTTCGAACTCCTGCGACTGGCCGACGGTACTGACGTCGTCAGCTCTCACGCCTCCAGAACGGTGACGGAGTCCCAGCGGGAGGCACTCGAGATCGCCCACGAGTACGGCTTTTTCGACGTACCCCGCGGGACGGATCTGGCGACGATCGCGGATCACCTCGGAATCTCGACGCAGGCGGTCAGCGAGCGGCTCCGCCGTGGACAGGCTCGGCTGGTCGAGAACTACGTCTGTTGA
- a CDS encoding helix-turn-helix domain-containing protein, with translation MRYATVVLTWTADELDSIDGAFARSDAVSIRAIRDLTLVDDRRYVELLELRGDLECGRSLLAGAPDALEYAVAGRNGRGHAYVTCRSVAPVTDLLAILREHEIVLDWPIAHIEPEEWAGTGCGLEVTVIGTNEAIQRAATALPEGIDLTVQRTGEYDHPGRGGPTLTPRQRDVFEVALRDGYYEIPRETTHRELADRLEISPGTVGEHLQRIERNLALSEAEFSG, from the coding sequence ATGAGATACGCGACGGTCGTACTGACGTGGACCGCCGACGAACTCGACTCGATAGACGGGGCGTTCGCCCGAAGCGACGCGGTATCCATCCGGGCGATCCGGGACTTGACCCTCGTCGACGACCGCCGGTACGTCGAACTCCTCGAGCTCCGCGGCGATCTCGAGTGCGGGCGGTCGTTGCTCGCCGGAGCACCCGACGCGCTCGAATACGCCGTCGCCGGACGCAACGGACGCGGCCACGCCTACGTCACCTGCCGTAGCGTCGCCCCCGTCACCGACCTGCTGGCGATCCTTCGAGAGCACGAAATCGTCCTCGACTGGCCGATCGCACACATCGAACCCGAAGAGTGGGCAGGGACCGGCTGCGGACTCGAGGTGACGGTGATCGGAACGAACGAAGCGATCCAGCGCGCAGCCACAGCGCTTCCCGAGGGAATCGATCTGACCGTCCAGCGGACGGGCGAGTACGACCACCCCGGTCGCGGCGGGCCGACGCTGACGCCTCGACAGCGCGACGTCTTCGAGGTCGCACTCCGCGACGGATACTACGAGATCCCGCGCGAGACGACCCACCGAGAGCTCGCGGACCGCCTCGAGATCTCGCCGGGAACGGTCGGTGAACATCTTCAGCGGATCGAGCGAAACCTGGCGCTGAGCGAGGCCGAATTTTCGGGCTAA
- a CDS encoding cytochrome P450, whose product MLGDTPAVDEGRPPGPDGLPIIGTQLAFLRDPYDFMTGVARKYGDIAHWRDSGGDVYQLNHPAYIEQVLVGNNESYVKGATFQNILGPITGNGILNSEGEVWRRNRHRIQPAFHPDRIREYAEMITEFTEDVLEDWRDGETRNVHEDMMELTLKIVARALFGAEVDAHVDTVGSALEEFMLATENLAHLVLPPSVPTPGRLRIRRARKNLDEVVYRLIEERRRNPTEHDVISTLLDAGHGGDGRSETAGRGPTGTERGVDGTMSTEQLRDEVVTLLLAGHETTALALTLTFYLLSKNPAAEETLVTELEDVLDGETPTVDDLSELSYTERVVEESMRLYPPVPGVVREPVKPDVIGGYEIPPGSTIRMHQWVVHRDPRWYDDPLAFRPERWSDEMKADLPKLAYFPFAAGPRRCIGDRFAMLEARLILAAVYREYHLEAVPGTDLDLMATITARPKHEIPMTIRER is encoded by the coding sequence ATGTTAGGCGACACTCCCGCAGTGGACGAGGGGCGACCGCCGGGTCCAGACGGGTTGCCGATCATCGGAACCCAGCTTGCGTTCCTTCGGGATCCCTATGACTTCATGACGGGCGTCGCTCGAAAGTACGGTGACATCGCCCACTGGCGTGATTCCGGCGGTGACGTCTACCAGCTCAATCACCCGGCGTACATCGAGCAGGTGCTCGTCGGGAACAACGAATCCTACGTCAAGGGAGCGACGTTTCAGAACATCCTCGGTCCGATCACGGGAAACGGTATTCTGAACAGCGAGGGCGAAGTCTGGCGACGAAATCGTCACCGGATCCAGCCGGCGTTTCACCCCGATCGTATCCGGGAGTACGCCGAGATGATAACCGAGTTCACCGAAGACGTACTCGAGGACTGGCGCGACGGCGAGACGCGGAACGTTCACGAGGACATGATGGAGCTGACCTTGAAAATCGTCGCACGGGCGCTGTTCGGTGCCGAGGTCGACGCACACGTCGACACCGTCGGCTCGGCACTCGAGGAGTTCATGCTGGCGACGGAGAACCTGGCGCATCTCGTGTTGCCGCCGTCGGTTCCGACGCCGGGCCGACTGCGGATTCGGCGGGCGCGAAAGAACCTCGACGAGGTCGTCTACCGGTTGATCGAGGAACGGCGAAGAAATCCGACGGAACACGACGTCATCTCGACGTTGCTCGATGCGGGCCACGGTGGTGACGGTCGGAGCGAAACCGCGGGTCGCGGCCCGACGGGGACCGAACGGGGAGTCGACGGAACGATGTCGACCGAACAGCTGAGAGACGAGGTCGTGACGCTCTTGCTCGCCGGACACGAGACGACCGCGCTGGCGCTGACGCTGACGTTCTATCTCCTTTCGAAAAACCCGGCGGCCGAGGAGACGCTCGTCACCGAACTCGAGGACGTCCTCGACGGCGAGACGCCGACGGTGGACGACCTCTCTGAGCTTTCGTACACCGAACGGGTCGTCGAGGAGTCGATGCGGCTCTATCCGCCGGTGCCGGGAGTCGTCCGCGAGCCGGTCAAGCCGGACGTGATCGGCGGCTACGAGATTCCGCCGGGATCGACGATCCGAATGCACCAGTGGGTCGTCCACCGGGATCCGCGGTGGTACGACGACCCGCTCGCGTTCCGCCCGGAGCGCTGGAGCGACGAGATGAAAGCCGACCTGCCGAAACTGGCGTACTTCCCGTTCGCCGCGGGTCCGCGGCGCTGTATCGGTGACCGGTTCGCGATGCTCGAGGCCCGCCTCATTCTCGCGGCGGTCTACCGGGAGTATCACCTCGAGGCCGTCCCCGGAACGGATCTCGATCTCATGGCGACGATCACGGCGCGTCCGAAACACGAGATTCCGATGACGATCCGGGAACGGTGA
- a CDS encoding cation:proton antiporter: MAALESPHSPPFDDPILVFGLAVVIFLVAPLVLKRYRLPGIVGIILAGAAIGPNGLALLERDETIQLLGEVGLIYLLFVAALEIDLNRFVEYSERSVVFGVLSFVIPQIVGTVVGVIVLEFTLPAASLFAAIFASHTLLAYPVVTQFGLAKNEAMTVTVGGTILTDTLALLVLAVVIAAVGGTLDAAFWLGLAIGLSAFFVGVWVLVPRIGRWFFRIHSEESYFEFLFVLSVLFVCAALAELVGVEHIVGAFLAGLALNRLVPETGPLMNRIQFVGNALFIPFFLLSVGMLVDVRVLLEGLETIGLALSLILMVVVTKYAAAWATGRLYGYGREEVLGIFGLSVGQAAAALAIVQIGFDAGVPGFGQHMINAVVLMILVVSLFSPAVVDRAGSALVRARDREPYDPTAAPQRVLVPISRGSTYRESLLDLALSIRDDRSEEPIHTVSVVRPSGYSRTQADVAEAEAMLEGVESYASGAEISIETHTRVDHNVASGIVRSVLDNRITTLVIGWDGARSRTQATFGHVIDQVLDRTTQLALVGRIRTPLNTTDRILLVVPPGIVDNDGIDEALHTVKLVSRRTVAPVRGLVVDDATRPIERRFDGIDPEAPGTFGRIGGWDELLQQLREERRPTDLVVCLSSRRSDVGWHPQLQRLPSRISSVTDGNFVVVYPATDVQDDDRQFFRFD; this comes from the coding sequence ATGGCCGCGCTCGAGTCGCCGCACTCGCCGCCGTTCGACGATCCGATCCTCGTCTTCGGGCTCGCGGTGGTGATCTTTCTGGTCGCGCCGCTCGTGCTCAAACGGTATCGGCTGCCCGGTATCGTCGGGATCATCCTCGCGGGGGCGGCGATCGGTCCGAACGGGCTTGCCCTCCTCGAGCGGGACGAGACGATCCAGCTACTGGGGGAGGTCGGACTGATCTATCTCCTGTTCGTCGCCGCCCTCGAGATCGATCTCAACCGGTTCGTCGAGTACAGCGAGCGAAGCGTGGTGTTCGGGGTGCTCTCGTTCGTGATCCCCCAGATCGTCGGCACCGTCGTCGGGGTGATCGTCCTCGAGTTCACGCTTCCCGCGGCGTCGCTGTTCGCCGCGATATTCGCCTCGCACACGCTACTGGCGTATCCCGTCGTCACCCAGTTCGGTCTCGCGAAAAACGAAGCGATGACGGTGACCGTCGGCGGAACCATCCTGACCGATACGCTCGCGCTGCTCGTCCTCGCCGTCGTGATCGCGGCCGTCGGCGGAACCCTCGACGCCGCGTTCTGGCTCGGTTTGGCGATCGGGCTGTCGGCGTTCTTCGTCGGCGTCTGGGTGCTCGTCCCCCGCATCGGCCGGTGGTTCTTCCGAATCCACTCCGAGGAGAGCTACTTCGAGTTCCTGTTCGTGCTGTCCGTCCTGTTCGTCTGTGCCGCGCTCGCCGAACTCGTCGGCGTCGAACACATCGTCGGAGCCTTTCTCGCCGGCCTCGCGCTCAATCGCCTCGTTCCGGAGACCGGGCCGTTGATGAACCGGATTCAGTTCGTCGGCAACGCGCTGTTCATCCCCTTTTTCTTGCTCTCCGTCGGAATGCTCGTCGACGTCCGGGTCCTCCTCGAGGGCCTCGAGACGATCGGGCTCGCGCTCTCACTGATCCTCATGGTCGTCGTCACCAAGTACGCCGCCGCGTGGGCAACCGGACGGCTGTACGGCTACGGTCGCGAGGAAGTGCTGGGTATCTTCGGCCTCTCCGTCGGACAGGCGGCCGCCGCTCTCGCGATCGTCCAGATCGGCTTCGACGCCGGCGTTCCCGGCTTCGGCCAGCACATGATCAACGCCGTCGTACTGATGATCCTGGTGGTGAGCCTGTTCAGCCCCGCCGTCGTCGACCGCGCCGGGAGCGCTCTCGTTCGCGCCCGCGATCGAGAGCCCTACGACCCGACTGCGGCCCCACAGCGGGTTCTCGTTCCGATCTCGAGGGGATCGACGTACCGGGAGTCGCTGCTGGATCTGGCGCTGTCGATCCGCGACGACCGATCCGAGGAGCCGATCCACACCGTCTCGGTCGTCAGGCCGAGTGGCTACTCGCGGACGCAGGCTGACGTGGCCGAGGCGGAGGCGATGCTCGAGGGGGTCGAATCGTACGCCTCCGGTGCGGAAATTTCGATCGAAACTCACACCCGCGTCGATCACAACGTCGCGTCCGGCATCGTTCGGTCGGTTCTGGATAACCGAATCACGACGCTCGTCATCGGCTGGGACGGCGCGCGCTCCCGGACGCAGGCGACGTTCGGACACGTCATCGACCAGGTGCTAGATCGCACCACACAGCTCGCGCTCGTCGGACGAATTCGCACACCCCTCAACACGACCGACCGAATCCTCCTCGTGGTTCCGCCGGGAATCGTCGACAACGACGGTATCGACGAAGCGCTCCACACCGTCAAACTCGTCTCTCGGCGGACGGTCGCACCCGTTCGCGGACTCGTCGTCGACGACGCCACCCGACCGATCGAACGGCGGTTCGACGGTATCGATCCCGAAGCGCCCGGAACGTTCGGTCGGATCGGCGGCTGGGACGAGTTGCTCCAGCAACTGCGCGAGGAGCGCCGGCCGACCGACCTCGTCGTCTGTCTGAGCTCCCGCCGAAGCGACGTCGGCTGGCACCCGCAGTTACAACGTCTGCCCAGCCGCATCTCGAGTGTCACCGACGGCAACTTCGTCGTCGTCTATCCAGCCACCGACGTCCAGGACGACGACCGACAGTTCTTCCGATTCGACTGA